The stretch of DNA ACGCACCTGGCGCGGCGCATCGCCTTGGACGACGCTCCCGAGCCGCCCGCCGCGGCCAGGCTCACCCCGAGGAGCAGGGAGCCTCAGCCTCAATGAGCCGCTTCCGCCTCGGCGTCGGGCTCAGTGCCGGGAGGCGCGCACCTCGAGCTCCTCGCGCAGGCGCAGCCCGCCGCAGAGCGCCCAGCGCACCGGTGCCTGCCACGGGGCGTCGTAGACCCCGGAGAGGTAGTGGCGGGCCGAGGCGTGGTGGGCCCGGATCATCTTCTCGGGGCGGGCCTTCCAGCTGGCCCCCTGCTCATGGATGACGACGGAGTCGTAGACCTGCACATTCAGCCAGCCGGCCCTCCCGACCCGCTCCCCCAGGTCCACGTCCTCGAAGAACATGAAGTAGTCGTCGTCGAATCCACCCAGGCGTCTCCAGGCGGCCGCCGGTAGCAGCAGGCACGCCCCGGAGAGCCATCCCACTGTCCGCGACCCGCCCGAGCCGCCCTGAGCGGCGGTGTGGTAGGCCGCGGAGAAGGGGTTGGACGGCCAGACCTTGCCCAGGACGGCATGGCCGGCACCCTTGACCAGGGA from Actinomyces sp. Marseille-P3109 encodes:
- a CDS encoding glycosyltransferase family 2 protein produces the protein MGSAGVSAPGAPDEQSVRVVTVAFNPGEELDRFLASLATATSRRLVVVIADNGTEHDVVTAAARRHGARVVGNGDNLGYGAGANLAAADLQEDWVVVANPDLVWKPGSLDVLIDAGLANPAAGCLGPLLLNTNGTVYPSGRALPSLVKGAGHAVLGKVWPSNPFSAAYHTAAQGGSGGSRTVGWLSGACLLLPAAAWRRLGGFDDDYFMFFEDVDLGERVGRAGWLNVQVYDSVVIHEQGASWKARPEKMIRAHHASARHYLSGVYDAPWQAPVRWALCGGLRLREELEVRASRH